The Candidatus Zixiibacteriota bacterium genomic interval GCGTATCTGGGCTGTTATATTGATGGCGATGTTTATAGCATGGAAAATACTTCTTTGGGTTTCAGCGATGACGTTACCGGTTCGCTATCCGATGAGCAGATTGCCTATATAATCGATAATGACGGCGATCCCAATGACCAGGAAGAGTTCGACATCAATTCCCCGGTTCAAGCGATTGCCTTCAAATACCTGGAGACATCATTTGACATATCCGTCACTAACTATAACTGGTGGATTTCCAACGGTTATGCTGATTACGATTTTGGCCCTCGTCTTGCGGGCACGGAGGAAGATCCCTTTCGCGATTTCGGCGGTTTTCTGGGCACGCCTGAGGGGGATGCCAATAAATATTATATTCTGAGCCACAACGAATGGGATTATGATCAAATCGAATCTGCTCTGGATGATAGCGTTGCGGGATGGCTGCCGCCTTCAATCCTCGCTCTCGATTTCGCAAATGGTTACGATACCAGGTTTCTGCTGTCTTTGGGAACTTTTAATTTGGAACCGGGACAAAGCGCCCGTATTCTCTACGCCATGTTTACCGGAGATTCGGTCCATACCGATCCGGTCAATTTCGAGCATTTCTTTTCCCCCCACAATCCGTCTATTTACTTATCCAATCTTGATTTCAATGATGTTCGCGCCAATGCCGCCTATTCGGAATATCTGGCCGGATTGTTACTGAATCCCGAAAATCCGGTAATCGGTCTTCGGATAACAGAGCGGGATACTGGTTCAATCAAAGTGGAATGGGACCCGTGGGTTTTCCCGGAAGTGACCGGGTATCAGATCATGCTGGCGGAATTACCTCTGGATTCGATTCCTCATCCCGGGACCATACCACCGTGGCTGAGACCGGAGGCGTACCAGTTTTATGCGAATGCAGGCTTACAGACGGAATTTACCTTTACCGATCTTGATCCCGATAAAATCTACTATGCCAATGTGGCCAATATATCCGGCCGGGCTATCGGCAATCTCGGCGACCCGGTTATTGCGCATGTTTTTGATCCGACTATGATCCCGGTTCCAACCGCCGAATTTTTCTTCGCCGCCGAGGATGACCCGGTTACTATCAGCTGGTCGGCACCGGAAGGCGGGAATATCGATCATTATAATATTTACAAATTCGCCGATGAGGCTTCGGCCGGGGATCGTTTTCTTCCGTTTTACGATCAGGGTGAAAACCGGGCGAGTTTCGAGACCCGCGATTCCACTCTGGTCGGAAGCGGCTATTACTATTATTACGCCATGGACTTGTATGCACAAGTGGATGGGGACAACACAATATTTAATGATGCAGTTTTCGAAGATGGCAATGTATATGTCATTACCGCCGTGGATCCGCTTGGATTCGAATCGTATTTTTCCGATGAAATTACGGTTTACAAGATTGCCCCACGAACCAGGGATATCCTGGTTATTCTGCAACGCAGCAGTTATGGCATCGACCGCGTTTATTATGATACATTGACCGCCTTTTACGACTCCGTGCTGGCCGGCTATGATTATGATATCTATGATTATGCCGACAGCACCTCGTTTTCTGTCTGCACGCTTCAGGTTAAGGAAAATTGTGTCGACTGGCATGATTTTATGCCATACAAACTGGTTATTATGGATGACGGCCTGGGTGATTCCGAACATGGCGGCGGATATGAAGAGGTCACGCGAGGCCTGACACGATATATCCTTTCGGGCGGGACTTTCTGCTATTTCGGTGCATTGTCGAGCTTTTTGGGATTTTCATATAATGCAACCACTCCGGCCTGGTACCCGATCAATAATGCATTTGTCGGTGAGTTCTTTGGCATCGATTCGGTGTATTATCCCGGTCTGGGATATTTCATAATCAATACCACTCCACCCTTCATCGATACTCTGTTTGGTTTTATCAAGGCTGAATCATCCGATGGCATCGCCCCGACCCTTTATTATGATACCCTGAGATACCCATTCCACAGTACTCTGACCAACTACTGGCCGGCCAACACCGCCCCCTCGGTGGCCGCTTTTGCTCTTAATGGCAAGGGTTGCCAGAAACAGACTTATCGTTCCCGGTACCCATCCACATCATTGAACGAGAATCTTCCGGTTGGGTTGATGACTGAGACTGCCGGGGGGGTAACTTACCTGTTCGGTTATCACCTATGGTACATGAATCATATGGCCGCCCGGCAATTGGTTGATTATATGATTCAAAACAATCCGACGGGAACCGATGATGAAACCGACAATCCGCTTCCGGAATCTTTCACTCTTGAACAGAACCATCCCAATCCATTCAATGCCGGCACCCGGATAGACTTCAGTCTGCCGCGTCAGGCGCAGGTACGCCTGGATATTTATAATATCCTCGGACGGAGGGTTCGCACTTTAATTAATGAAGAAAAACCGGCCGGGGTATATCGGGTCGAGTGGGATGGATGCGATGACAGCCGCCGGACGGTGGCCAGCGGTCTGTATTTTTATCGCCTCAGTGCAGACAGACAGAGCCAATGCCGGAAGATGCTTCTTCTGAAATGACAATTATTCTAATGAATTCAAAGGACAGCCAAAATGGCTGTCCTTTTTTTTGCGTAATTGACTTCCGAAGGAGTATATTATCCCAAATAAAAAAAGCGGAGGTCAATAGAAATGCCGGTTAGAAAATACAACGAAATTGATGAAAAGAACGTGACAATGGCTGATGTCATCGGCGTGACCAAAAGAATTCCAATCGGGAAAAACGAGGGCTGGGAAAATTACACCCTTCGGGTTTTCAAAATCGCGCCGGGCGGTCACACCCCTAAACATAAGCATGACTGGGAGCATGTCAATTATATTATGGCCGGAAAAGGACGGCTGACTATCGACGGCCGGGTGCATGAAGTAGCCGAGAAAGACTTCGCCCTGGTCCCGCCCAAGTCACTGCATCAATTCGAAAATCCCTATGACCGCGATTTCGAGTTTATCTGTATCGTTCCCAACCGCGGGGAGTATTGACAGATTATCCCCGCCTTATCCCGTTTCGGGATCGGGAGTAATATTCGCCGGTAATGACTTGCCTGTTGGAAAATTATACAGACTGAGTCCGGAAGGAATTGTAGTCCGGCACATAAGTTTAAACTGGTTAAGCTCTTAGTTTGTCTTTTCCGATCTATTAAATCAGGCCCCGAGGCCAGATTTGGATTGACAATAACTCGATTTCCGATATATTGGGATCAAAATTTATGGAAAAGGGTCAGAAAACAAATATCGGTGATGCCGTTCGAAGCCTGATTATGACCGCCTGCCTGGCGGCTTTAATCTTTTTTGGCTCGATAATGATTACAGTCGGGGTTTTTAATCAGGAACGAGTTTCCGGCGGAACTTCGCTTTCCGAGATTCTAATACCGCTTGGCTCCGGTTCGATGGCAACCAATGAGCATCGGGATACCGAGCGTTCGATAACCCTGTCCATGCCGGCTCTGGTGAACGGTCAAACTCTGGAAACGGTTCGCCCGCACTGCCGCGTCATAGAATATAAGTCACTACAAATAAACGACTTAACTCGCTATTCGGGTCTTTCAACCAAGGCTTCGATCTCTCCGGAAAAAGCTCTGGAATTTACATTAGTGGGTGCCAAACCCTCCGGCACCAGCTAAGATCTTCTTTCTGCCTTCTTTTTCATTATCCTTTTAAACGAGATCAATTCAATAACCATAAAGCTTAAGGATTATGCTGTATGAGAAGTCAAACCTGGCGTTTTGCCATAACAGGAATCTTAATTGTTCTGGCCTTCATCGGCTTCTGGAACACGCTCAAATTGTGGACATTGAGCGATTCCGATCGTCAGAAAATGGAGGATCAGAAACCCGGCTCTATCAACGAACTGGAACGCAAAGCCATGCGGCTGGGTCTTGACCTTCAGGGTGGCATCCATGTCGTTCTTCAGGTCCAGATGGAAAAACTGGACCGAACCGCTCGCGAGGGTGCGGTAGAACGAGCCATCCAGGTCATCCGAAACCGAATCGATTTTACCGGCGTAACCGAACCGGTTATCCAGAAGCAGGGTAATGATCGTATCATTGTCGATCTACCTGGTTACACCGATGCCGAACGGGCCGAGGATATTATCGGTCAAACCGCCCAGCTGGAATTCAAGCTGACGGAATCTTTTGAAAATGCTCAAATAATTCTAAATAAGATTGATTCTGTGGTGGCTGAGGTTCGCAAAGCCGAAAAAGAAAGCGGAAAAAATAAAAGCGAGAAAAAAATCGAAACCGCTTCGGCTGAACCCACAACGGGCGAGGTGACTCCGATCGATACCGCCGGGACTGCCGACGATGATTTTTTTGCAAGTATTCTGGGCGAGGACAGTACCGGCGAGATTGATGAAACCATGTTTATGGATGAGGAGAAACCATTCAGTCAGTACCTTGAACCATTCCTGTATGCGGATCGGACCAATACCCCTTGGCCGGGATATTCGGTCCAGGTTCGGGATCGTAAAATACTTGAAAAGATACTGGCCATGCCGGAAGTCCAACGGGTTATTCCGGAAGAGGATCAGTTCGCCTGGTCGACACGCAAGGATTTAAGGAATGCCCAGGAAGTATATTTCCTTTATCTTCTGCAGAGAAAAGTTCAATTTCTCGGCAAGTATCTCGAATCCATTAAACTGGGGCGAGGTCAATTCCAGGAGCATACGGTTGACTTCAAACTGTCCGGGCGAGCCTCGGCGGCTTTCGCCCGCCTGACCGGTTCAAATATTGATAAACCGCTGGCGATTGTAATCGATGATAAGGTCGAATCGGCCCCGATTATCAGTTCCAAAATCCGCGGTAGCGGTCAGATTACCATGGGTGGCGGAGCCACTCTCGAGGATGCGAAGGATCTGTCGATCGTTCTCAAAGCAGGCGCCCTGCCGGCCCCGGTTGAAATTATCGAGAAAAATGTGGTCGGACCGACTCTCGGTTCCGATTCAATTCGAAAGGGAATGACGGCATCGTTTGTCGGTTTATTACTGGTGCTGGTCTTTATCGGTATTTATTATCGGATATCGGGTCTGATTGCCGATGTCGCACTGATTTTTAATGTCTTCTTCCTGCTCTCTATCATGGCCGCCCTTGGTGCGACTTTGACAATGCCGGGTATCGCCGGGATTATTCTGACCATTGGTATTTCGGTGGATTCGAATATCCTTATATTCGAGCGTATTCGTGAGGAGTTGAGAACCGGTAAGACGATTCGGGCTTCGATTGATGCCGGCTATAACCGGGCGCTTTTAACCATTATCGACAGCCACGTAACCACCCTGATCACCGCCGGCGCCCTGTTCCTGTTTGGTTCCGGTCCGATTAAGGGTTTCGCCGTGTCGCTGTTCTGGGGTGTAACCATATCGCTTTACACCGCTGTTATCATTACCAAGATGATTTTTGATATCCGTAAAGGCTATAAAACTCTCAGTATTTAAGGAGATAGAGAATGTTCAGGATAATAAAAGAAACCAATATAGATTTTATCGGATATCGCAAGAAGGCCTTTGCGTTATCCGCCCTGCTGATTCTTCTTGGCCTGTTCGCCTTTATTATGATTCTGCTGAACAAGGCGAATATGGGAATTGATTTCGAGGGTGGGACGATGCTTCAGGGTAACTTTGAAAATCCGATCAATATTGCCGATCTGCGTGCGGCCGTCACAAGCAACGGTTTTCCCGAGGCCTCAATCCAGAAACTGGAACGTTATAATGTCCCCAATTCCTATATGATCCGGGTCAAGGAAATCACCGCCGGGGATGAAAAGGCCATTGACAAACTGACCGCCGTCATTAATGAACGGTTCCCCGATAATAAATTTCAGAAGGATTCCGAGCACACCATCGGGCCGGCCGTGGGAGAATCCCTCCGAAAAAGCGCCCAGTGGGCAATTTTGATTTCCATCCTGGGGATGATTATTTATATCGGATTGCGCTTTGATTTCCGCTCCGGGGTGGCCGCTACCATCGCCACTTTTCATGACGTTCTGGCGGTCCTGGGGATATTCTATATTCTCGACAAGGAAATTTCACTTCTGGTGATAACTGCCCTTCTAACCCTGGCCGGGTATTCATTAACGGACACGGTCGTGGTCTATGACCGGATTCGTGAGAATCTCGCCAAGTTTCGTAAAAAAGGCGAATTTGTTGCCACCGTCAATACCTCGATCAATGATGTTCTTTCGCGGACCATCATGACGACCCTTTCCGTATTACTGGTGGTGGTTACATTGTATATTTTCGGCGGTGAAGTTCTTCGAGATTTTTCACTGGCCCTTATTATTGGAGTAATAGTCGGAACATATTCCTCGGTCTTTGTGGCCAGCCCGATTGTCGTTGAGTGGGAAGCCCGTCATCCAAAAAGGTTTAAATAAGTTTCCCGATATTGAAAAGCCGTTCCGGGGTGAGCGGCTTTTCTGTTGTACCCCGGTTTCTCATGCCCGGGAAAATCATTATGATGCCCGAAGAAAAAGAAATCAAAATTGACCTGTTCTGTGAAGCCAACTTCCGGCGCCTGCTTGAATATCTCGGATCTCCGCAAAAGAGGAAACGGCAGGTAAATCATTTTTTTGACAGCGCCGATAATGCTCTTGGCGCGAGGGGTTGGGCTCTCCGTATCAGGGAAACGGAAGATACCGTTTTGGTGACTCTCAAGGGTCCGGCCATCAGAGAAATATCAGGATTAACGGTTCGACCCGAGATTGAATCACCCTTCCCGGCCGGGCAAGTCGATGGAATTCTCAATTACGGCTTGCCGGTAGATATCCTTCCCGATGAAATTAGAAATGCGGTAACGAAAATTATTCCGCCTGAAAATCTTTCGAGAATATTGACATTTGAGACTTCCCGGATGGCCTTCTCTCGTATAGTGATAGGAGTGGAAATCTGTCTGGAGATGGACCGAACCGTTTATCAGGATAACTCGATTGACTATGAGCTCGAAATCGAATTACCCGATAACGATACCGCTGTCAGGGTACTGCCGGAATTAACGGAAATGTTTGCAAAACTGAAGGTAAACTGGTCCTTTCAGGATATCAGTAAATTCGCCCGGGCGTTAAAAAAAATGGGGACCAACAGCAAGAGATGAGTGTAAAAAACTGTGTTGTGGTATTGAAAATAAGTTGCTGGATAAAACTTCACAGGATGATAAGGAGATAACAAAATGAAAAAAACGCTAATTCTTTCGGTAACCGCGACCCTGATTCTTTGCGCCGCTTTTGCCGCCGGGGAACAATCGAAAATTTATCCCTTTTCCCTTGACTATGCCCCGGAGCGAAGTGTTTTAAGAGTTTTCCCGACACCCCCCGGTTATGAAAGATTCCCTTCCACCAAAATGAATACCTTCATGGCCTGGATCACCAATCTGCCTCTTGAAAATCAGTATCACCCCCTGATCTACTGGAACCAGAATATTATAACCCGGGCCGATTCCATAGCCGCCGTGGTCGATCTGGCGGTCGGTTCCGTCAATCAGAAAGACCCTGATGTGGCCATGCAGATTGTTATCGAGTTTCTCCATGCCGTCGGGCAACTGGATAATTTCCCGATAATATTGTCACCTCGTGACACTATTACCTACGACCACTGGCTGGGAGGAAGTTATAAACGTGATGCTCACGGCAGTCTCGTTTACAAATCCGGTGAAAAACGACCTTCGAACGAAAAAGAATACTACCGCTTTCTGGAATTTATCTTCGGTCGCCTTGAGAACAAAAATCTGCTGTTGAATCTTTCCGGCCCGATCGAAATGAAGAATATTCAGCCCGGGGATTTATATATCCAGTTTGATCCCAAGGATCCCGATTCATCCGGACATACGGCTATGATATTTGATATCTGCTCCAACAAGGATGGCGCGATGATGTTTCTTTTCGGAATGGGCGGCGATCCGGCCCGGTCACTATATTTACCGCGTCCCTGGCCGGTTGATAACCGCAACTGGTTCACTCCCGATGAATTTAAAAAATCATTGGCGGAATTCGGGCCGGGTAATTTCTATCGTCTTAAATACCTGAAATAGAGTCCCGGTTTTTTGATAAGGGCCATGATTCGGGTTGTTTATTAATAAAATAAACCTGAAAAAATAAAGACTGTTGGAGCCGCCGCCCGGCAGTCTTTTTTATCTTATCTCTTGAATGACTTTAATTCGGCCCGGATTTTACCTCTTTCACGAAAAAAATAAGACTTGCCAATCTTCCGGTGCGGCGTATCTTTCAAACGTATGTTCGCATCGAAATCAGTAATAAAAATCATCCTGATTTTATTTCTGGGGCTTATCACCGGGCCCGGAGATGTTTATTCGCGGACTCTGACCATTGAGCGCGGGAATAACTTGCAGGCCACTATCGATTTTGCCTCCGATGGTGATACCATTTTAATCAGAGGCAGGGATTTCGATGCCGTTCCGACGGATTTCATCGATTCTCTCTGCGGCAATTGCACCGAACACAGGACGGCGGTTAAAGCCAGCTGTGGTCTTGTTGTCCGGGATAAATCGTTACACCTGATAGGTACCGGTCGCGGCGAAACAACCATTAACACCCATTCGGGTTATGGAATCTTTTTCGTGAATTCACCTCATTCATCACTTCAAAACCTGACCATAACCGGGGGACATCGCGATCCCGACGGTAAGGCCACCGATGCCGCCGTGGTGGTCCGTAATGCCGGAGTCGAAATCCGCAATTGTGATATCAGCGATAATACCGATCGAGTCGATTCGATTGTGGTCGGTATCGCCGGAATAGTCGGCCGTGAGGGAGCTGAACTCCTGGTGGATAATTGTCGGATTATCAATAATGGCTGGGACGGGGTGGCCCTTTATCGGGGAGCAACAGCCATTATTACCGATTGCCTGATCAAGGATGGACGAGGCGCCGGAATCGGTGTCACCTGGGATGCCACCTGTCTGGCCTATCGAAATATTGTCGCCGGATACTGGAAAGGTATCGGGGCTTTCGGAACCGCCTGGGTGGCGGCCCGCAACAACGCCGTCATGGACAATCTCGGCTGGGGAATTATAGCCACCGGGAAATCATATATGGATATTTCCAATAATGTCGTTCATCACAACGGCAACTGCGGTGTGGCCCCGTGGTCCAATGAAAGCCGGGGAAGAATAATAAACAATATCATAATCGACAATGGCTGGCGCGAGGAATGGGTGTGCCCGTGCGTCGGTGTCTGGAATTACGGCGACTGGGCCAAATGGGAGTTCGCTTACAATATCGTCTGGAATAATAAAGAAGGCAATTACCGGGATATTTGGGATCAAACCGATATCAATGGCAATCTCTCGGTGGATCCCGGGTTTGTCGGAGACTCCATTTTTATCCTGAAAGCCGGTTCACGGGCTGTCGATGCCGGGCATCCGGAGATATTCGATAATGATGGAACATGTTCCGATATTGGCCTGTACGGGGGTCCGCAGGCGAAAAAACGGTGATTCCCATTTGAAAACTATTCTATTATCCCGAATTATCTATATTGTATAAAAAATCTTTCAATTGATTTTTTTGATTGTAAATCGGTAACAAAAATGCTATAATGCCGTCCGATCAATTATGACGTGCGATTTTAAATATCAGGGAATATCCTGTTAGGTACGAATATTTCTGATTTTTTTCTTTATTATGGCATATGTAAGGTCGATAATCGTTTTAAACATGTCGGCACATATCAATAACATATCATTTACAGGAGGTTAATTATGAAAAAGTTGTTTATCCTGAGTCTGACAATCCTGCTTGGTTTGGGATTGGTCCTGATAAGTGGCTGTTCGGATGATGACGACGACGGTCTTAAAACCGGCGATCCGGATGATCCGGAAATCGAATTTGTTTCCGACATCGCCGGGCAGGTTAATTTCCAGCTGAACCTGCAACTTTTGGACTTGACTTTTGGCCTGATTGACGAGCTTTCGGGTGAACCACGGAAGGTGCCCGGTAAACTCGGGGTCGCAAGTGGAGCCCAGATTAATTATCTACACATCATAGACCATGACACTTCCAATTTCTGGCATATTGTCACCTGCAGTGTCGAAGTGACTGATGAAGATGATGTGTTTTTCGCATATCGGGGGGTCGATTCCCTCAGATTCGGAGATGGCACCAGCTATATGTATGAGCCGGATGAAACTGTCACGATTCTGAACAT includes:
- a CDS encoding T9SS type A sorting domain-containing protein → MYKWLTSLACLAFLLFTTAETAHPRDKYDDFNSTGSGQTYEISSTSEYDLAPIIGWPVDFGVQQTGRINASFDCYGHFGHNFFPGSPTTFPDWPLVSFESPPGSNIEYLFAGALWVGGIVGGDTLVSVGADGWQYILEMWPGNPPQPSITPFEDISDFAMRAEYYDTVTSPQYVGYDPYSGRPHQPMNLKIVNRSHAWHTAPYNETIIYDLVLTNIGSDYIEDAYLGCYIDGDVYSMENTSLGFSDDVTGSLSDEQIAYIIDNDGDPNDQEEFDINSPVQAIAFKYLETSFDISVTNYNWWISNGYADYDFGPRLAGTEEDPFRDFGGFLGTPEGDANKYYILSHNEWDYDQIESALDDSVAGWLPPSILALDFANGYDTRFLLSLGTFNLEPGQSARILYAMFTGDSVHTDPVNFEHFFSPHNPSIYLSNLDFNDVRANAAYSEYLAGLLLNPENPVIGLRITERDTGSIKVEWDPWVFPEVTGYQIMLAELPLDSIPHPGTIPPWLRPEAYQFYANAGLQTEFTFTDLDPDKIYYANVANISGRAIGNLGDPVIAHVFDPTMIPVPTAEFFFAAEDDPVTISWSAPEGGNIDHYNIYKFADEASAGDRFLPFYDQGENRASFETRDSTLVGSGYYYYYAMDLYAQVDGDNTIFNDAVFEDGNVYVITAVDPLGFESYFSDEITVYKIAPRTRDILVILQRSSYGIDRVYYDTLTAFYDSVLAGYDYDIYDYADSTSFSVCTLQVKENCVDWHDFMPYKLVIMDDGLGDSEHGGGYEEVTRGLTRYILSGGTFCYFGALSSFLGFSYNATTPAWYPINNAFVGEFFGIDSVYYPGLGYFIINTTPPFIDTLFGFIKAESSDGIAPTLYYDTLRYPFHSTLTNYWPANTAPSVAAFALNGKGCQKQTYRSRYPSTSLNENLPVGLMTETAGGVTYLFGYHLWYMNHMAARQLVDYMIQNNPTGTDDETDNPLPESFTLEQNHPNPFNAGTRIDFSLPRQAQVRLDIYNILGRRVRTLINEEKPAGVYRVEWDGCDDSRRTVASGLYFYRLSADRQSQCRKMLLLK
- a CDS encoding cupin domain-containing protein codes for the protein MPVRKYNEIDEKNVTMADVIGVTKRIPIGKNEGWENYTLRVFKIAPGGHTPKHKHDWEHVNYIMAGKGRLTIDGRVHEVAEKDFALVPPKSLHQFENPYDRDFEFICIVPNRGEY
- the secD gene encoding protein translocase subunit SecD; the protein is MRSQTWRFAITGILIVLAFIGFWNTLKLWTLSDSDRQKMEDQKPGSINELERKAMRLGLDLQGGIHVVLQVQMEKLDRTAREGAVERAIQVIRNRIDFTGVTEPVIQKQGNDRIIVDLPGYTDAERAEDIIGQTAQLEFKLTESFENAQIILNKIDSVVAEVRKAEKESGKNKSEKKIETASAEPTTGEVTPIDTAGTADDDFFASILGEDSTGEIDETMFMDEEKPFSQYLEPFLYADRTNTPWPGYSVQVRDRKILEKILAMPEVQRVIPEEDQFAWSTRKDLRNAQEVYFLYLLQRKVQFLGKYLESIKLGRGQFQEHTVDFKLSGRASAAFARLTGSNIDKPLAIVIDDKVESAPIISSKIRGSGQITMGGGATLEDAKDLSIVLKAGALPAPVEIIEKNVVGPTLGSDSIRKGMTASFVGLLLVLVFIGIYYRISGLIADVALIFNVFFLLSIMAALGATLTMPGIAGIILTIGISVDSNILIFERIREELRTGKTIRASIDAGYNRALLTIIDSHVTTLITAGALFLFGSGPIKGFAVSLFWGVTISLYTAVIITKMIFDIRKGYKTLSI
- the secF gene encoding protein translocase subunit SecF, with amino-acid sequence MFRIIKETNIDFIGYRKKAFALSALLILLGLFAFIMILLNKANMGIDFEGGTMLQGNFENPINIADLRAAVTSNGFPEASIQKLERYNVPNSYMIRVKEITAGDEKAIDKLTAVINERFPDNKFQKDSEHTIGPAVGESLRKSAQWAILISILGMIIYIGLRFDFRSGVAATIATFHDVLAVLGIFYILDKEISLLVITALLTLAGYSLTDTVVVYDRIRENLAKFRKKGEFVATVNTSINDVLSRTIMTTLSVLLVVVTLYIFGGEVLRDFSLALIIGVIVGTYSSVFVASPIVVEWEARHPKRFK
- a CDS encoding CYTH domain-containing protein, with the translated sequence MMPEEKEIKIDLFCEANFRRLLEYLGSPQKRKRQVNHFFDSADNALGARGWALRIRETEDTVLVTLKGPAIREISGLTVRPEIESPFPAGQVDGILNYGLPVDILPDEIRNAVTKIIPPENLSRILTFETSRMAFSRIVIGVEICLEMDRTVYQDNSIDYELEIELPDNDTAVRVLPELTEMFAKLKVNWSFQDISKFARALKKMGTNSKR
- a CDS encoding right-handed parallel beta-helix repeat-containing protein; this encodes MFASKSVIKIILILFLGLITGPGDVYSRTLTIERGNNLQATIDFASDGDTILIRGRDFDAVPTDFIDSLCGNCTEHRTAVKASCGLVVRDKSLHLIGTGRGETTINTHSGYGIFFVNSPHSSLQNLTITGGHRDPDGKATDAAVVVRNAGVEIRNCDISDNTDRVDSIVVGIAGIVGREGAELLVDNCRIINNGWDGVALYRGATAIITDCLIKDGRGAGIGVTWDATCLAYRNIVAGYWKGIGAFGTAWVAARNNAVMDNLGWGIIATGKSYMDISNNVVHHNGNCGVAPWSNESRGRIINNIIIDNGWREEWVCPCVGVWNYGDWAKWEFAYNIVWNNKEGNYRDIWDQTDINGNLSVDPGFVGDSIFILKAGSRAVDAGHPEIFDNDGTCSDIGLYGGPQAKKR